From Ruminococcaceae bacterium KH2T8, one genomic window encodes:
- a CDS encoding Methyltransferase domain-containing protein, which produces MNEEFYDIIARYYDTMQDGIDHGMWAQMIDGFIKEYCTSKGEGEDGRKIVTDLGCGSGTITIKLEQVHGYDCIGIDHSVLMLDEARNLAGEDSKILWLNQDITTFELYGKTDVFISTTETINHIAEEAALRNIFKSFEVYLAEGGLFIFDVGTREHFEETLGNNVFFEDYDDFTLLWDNSYDEETKLSTSDMTLFYSEDGENYQRADATVYERYYSEEYLETLGKEYQMKLVARREEGERVFLVFRREV; this is translated from the coding sequence ATGAACGAAGAGTTCTACGATATAATCGCGCGCTACTATGACACGATGCAGGACGGCATCGACCACGGCATGTGGGCGCAGATGATCGACGGCTTTATAAAGGAATACTGTACTTCCAAGGGCGAAGGCGAGGACGGCAGAAAGATCGTCACCGACTTAGGTTGCGGCTCGGGAACCATCACGATAAAGCTCGAGCAGGTACACGGCTATGACTGCATCGGTATCGACCATTCGGTTCTTATGCTCGATGAAGCCAGAAATCTCGCCGGTGAAGACAGCAAGATCCTATGGCTCAACCAGGACATTACGACTTTCGAGCTCTACGGAAAGACTGATGTTTTTATCTCCACGACTGAGACGATCAACCACATAGCTGAGGAAGCTGCCCTTCGAAATATCTTTAAGTCTTTCGAGGTTTACCTGGCCGAGGGCGGCCTTTTCATATTCGATGTAGGAACAAGGGAGCACTTCGAGGAGACGCTCGGAAATAACGTCTTCTTTGAGGACTACGATGACTTTACGCTCCTTTGGGACAACTCATACGACGAGGAGACAAAGCTCTCGACATCTGATATGACGCTCTTTTACAGCGAAGACGGCGAGAACTACCAAAGAGCAGATGCTACAGTATACGAGAGATACTATTCGGAAGAATATCTCGAGACGCTAGGAAAGGAATATCAGATGAAGCTCGTTGCCAGACGCGAAGAAGGCGAGAGAGTGTTCCTGGTGTTCAGGAGAGAAGTGTAA
- a CDS encoding Plasmid maintenance system antidote protein VapI, contains XRE-type HTH domain — protein MFINDLLVRRGITKYGLSKLSGVPQATINDICSGKTDLAKCSAGTLYRISKALNFSMEDLLEAEKDEYRSAFETFKSNTCHRVKDMGDINFMMSILEKDEIRLLFDKHWYPESLYLLAMLDYLSRINDIPICTKYDDIRKTKLSRPIYPIGAVITDEVMGSDDALNKVRAESIPEFTRFNIYESEIRNVI, from the coding sequence ATGTTTATAAATGATCTGTTAGTTAGAAGGGGAATAACCAAGTATGGCCTTAGTAAGCTCAGCGGAGTACCGCAGGCTACTATCAACGATATCTGCAGCGGCAAGACAGATCTTGCTAAATGCTCCGCCGGAACTTTATATCGAATCTCCAAGGCTCTTAACTTCTCCATGGAAGATCTGCTGGAGGCTGAAAAAGATGAGTACAGAAGTGCTTTTGAGACTTTCAAGAGCAATACCTGTCACCGCGTTAAGGATATGGGAGATATCAACTTCATGATGAGCATTCTGGAAAAGGATGAGATTCGTCTTTTGTTCGACAAACACTGGTATCCGGAATCGTTATATCTACTTGCGATGCTTGACTACTTATCCAGGATAAACGATATCCCTATATGCACGAAATACGATGATATTAGAAAAACCAAGCTCTCTAGACCCATATATCCTATCGGAGCTGTTATTACCGATGAAGTTATGGGGTCTGACGATGCGCTCAACAAGGTAAGAGCTGAATCGATCCCCGAATTCACCAGATTCAACATATACGAGAGTGAGATCAGAAATGTCATCTGA
- a CDS encoding molecular chaperone Hsp33: MDTTDNIYYAAGVPADQKEDHIIRAVALKGHVKAVAINSTKTVAEALRIHGTSPVATAALGRFITGSLLIAENMKNDGDTQTTIIRSDGPIKGMTCVCDSHGHARAYAIEPDVESTYHRPGKLNVGAAVGNGSLTVIRDIGLKEPYTGSVELISGEIAEDFTYYLASSEQTPSVVALGVQVGPEGVLNAGGMMIQLMPGATDEDIDYVEQRANGGFPDITFLMEEGFTPAKILDLFMGDPDMAYMDGYPVSYKCTCSKERMYSGLAALGKEDIRQLSEDPNGIDTECHFCDKKYHFTPEEIGKLL, translated from the coding sequence ATGGACACTACAGATAACATATACTACGCAGCGGGCGTTCCCGCGGATCAGAAAGAAGACCATATCATCAGGGCAGTTGCTCTTAAAGGTCACGTTAAGGCAGTAGCCATAAACTCAACAAAGACGGTCGCGGAGGCATTAAGGATCCACGGGACATCACCGGTTGCTACGGCGGCCTTAGGAAGATTCATCACGGGATCTCTCCTTATCGCCGAGAACATGAAGAACGACGGTGATACCCAGACGACTATCATCAGAAGTGACGGACCCATTAAGGGTATGACGTGCGTATGCGATAGTCACGGTCATGCGAGGGCATATGCCATTGAGCCCGATGTAGAGAGCACTTACCACCGCCCGGGAAAGCTCAATGTAGGCGCGGCTGTCGGAAACGGCTCACTTACGGTTATCAGGGATATCGGACTTAAGGAACCCTATACGGGATCAGTCGAGCTCATATCGGGTGAGATCGCCGAGGACTTTACATATTATCTTGCTTCATCGGAGCAGACACCTTCGGTAGTTGCGCTCGGAGTTCAGGTAGGACCCGAAGGCGTACTTAATGCAGGAGGCATGATGATCCAGCTGATGCCCGGAGCTACAGACGAAGATATCGATTATGTCGAGCAGAGAGCTAACGGAGGTTTCCCGGACATCACATTCCTGATGGAGGAAGGCTTTACTCCCGCAAAGATCCTCGACCTCTTCATGGGAGATCCCGACATGGCATATATGGACGGCTATCCCGTAAGCTATAAGTGCACATGCTCTAAGGAGAGAATGTACTCGGGACTTGCCGCTCTCGGTAAAGAAGATATCAGGCAGCTGTCGGAAGATCCTAACGGTATAGATACAGAGTGCCATTTCTGCGATAAGAAATATCACTTTACGCCTGAAGAGATCGGAAAGCTGCTGTAA
- a CDS encoding Putative flippase GtrA (transmembrane translocase of bactoprenol-linked glucose), which yields MNTTIKRLWNKYKDLIPYGIFGVLSTIVNVVAYAVCAKIFGLSTVTSTVIAWFFAVLFAYVTNRKWVFHSEARGTKAILIEMGSFFACRLLTGALDVGIMKLFVDILKFDDVIVKVGSNIIVIILNYVASKLVIFRRK from the coding sequence ATGAATACAACGATCAAAAGACTCTGGAACAAGTATAAGGACCTGATCCCGTACGGAATATTCGGCGTGCTGTCTACCATAGTAAATGTAGTAGCATATGCCGTATGTGCCAAGATATTCGGACTATCAACTGTGACCAGTACGGTTATCGCATGGTTCTTCGCAGTATTGTTTGCATACGTTACCAACAGGAAATGGGTATTTCACAGCGAAGCTCGCGGAACCAAGGCGATCCTTATAGAGATGGGATCGTTCTTTGCCTGCCGCCTCTTAACCGGTGCACTTGATGTTGGGATAATGAAGCTTTTTGTGGATATCCTAAAGTTCGACGACGTGATCGTTAAGGTTGGATCGAATATAATCGTCATCATATTGAACTATGTGGCAAGTAAGCTTGTGATATTTAGGAGAAAGTAA
- a CDS encoding Abortive infection bacteriophage resistance protein, with translation MELKIPTTYAQQIEILKEKGVTIKNDGECLLFLSRVNYYYFTGYLLPYLDRVTDKCREEITFEKLISLYEFDAELRNLIISVVERIEIFIRNKISYFHGHKYGSDGYMDPMNFNDKHKSERFEQIIQQCINDHRNTAIVRHHNKKYEGQFPVWVIAEFLSIGSLSYFYGDMKNEDKKKIAIEGFGVNYQTLESWLRCITDLRNKCAHCSRLYYWKFTAVPRMPRNIDFTANHRLFSQLYMLKMMYPMPERWNTDFFEKFEKLVEKYNDVISAAHIGLPNNWKELLYQKE, from the coding sequence ATGGAACTGAAGATTCCTACAACTTATGCTCAGCAGATTGAGATTTTAAAGGAAAAAGGAGTAACCATCAAAAATGATGGTGAATGTCTTCTGTTTTTATCTCGGGTAAACTATTATTATTTTACAGGCTATTTGTTGCCGTATTTGGATCGTGTTACGGATAAGTGCAGAGAAGAAATCACATTTGAAAAACTGATATCATTGTATGAGTTTGATGCGGAATTAAGGAATCTCATTATTTCTGTGGTTGAACGAATTGAGATATTTATTCGAAATAAGATATCGTATTTCCATGGGCACAAATATGGTTCTGACGGATATATGGATCCAATGAACTTCAATGATAAGCATAAATCTGAAAGATTTGAACAGATTATCCAACAGTGTATTAATGATCATAGAAATACGGCTATAGTCAGACATCACAATAAGAAGTATGAAGGGCAATTTCCTGTGTGGGTAATCGCAGAGTTTTTATCCATAGGATCATTGTCATATTTCTATGGAGATATGAAGAATGAAGATAAAAAGAAGATCGCTATTGAAGGTTTTGGAGTGAATTATCAAACTCTTGAAAGTTGGCTTAGATGTATTACCGATCTTAGGAATAAATGTGCACATTGTTCGAGATTATATTATTGGAAGTTTACAGCAGTTCCTAGAATGCCTAGAAATATTGATTTTACAGCAAATCATAGATTGTTTTCCCAGTTGTATATGCTCAAGATGATGTACCCTATGCCTGAGCGTTGGAATACGGATTTCTTTGAAAAATTTGAAAAGCTCGTAGAAAAGTATAATGACGTGATTTCGGCAGCGCATATTGGTTTACCGAATAATTGGAAGGAATTGCTGTATCAAAAAGAATGA
- a CDS encoding Glycosyltransferase involved in cell wall bisynthesis, with product MKLIIQIPCYNEEETLHVALNDLPKQIDGIDEIETLIINDGSKDKTVEVAKKLGVNYIVNFKRNKGLAYGFMAGLDACLHLGADIIVNTDADNQYNGADIPKLIQPILDGVADEVIGERPIDQTEHFSKKKKLFQHLGSWVVRKASHTDIPDAPSGFRAFSREAALRINVTNNYTYTLETIIQAGRNRIAITSVPIRTNGELRKSRLFKSMGAYMKRSAGVIIRSFMMYRPLRFFGAIAAVFLIAGAALGIRFLVLGGTGHIQSLILAAVLLMMGAQTFIMGLQADLIASNRKLLEDIQYRVRKQDAESGKPTADLEINKDA from the coding sequence GTGAAATTAATAATTCAGATACCCTGCTATAACGAAGAAGAGACTCTTCATGTAGCTCTGAATGACCTTCCTAAGCAGATAGACGGAATAGACGAGATCGAGACTTTGATCATCAACGACGGCAGCAAGGATAAGACTGTCGAGGTTGCTAAGAAGCTCGGCGTTAATTACATCGTAAACTTTAAGAGAAATAAGGGCCTTGCCTACGGCTTTATGGCAGGTCTTGATGCGTGCCTGCACTTAGGCGCGGACATAATCGTAAATACTGATGCCGATAATCAGTATAACGGCGCAGATATCCCTAAGCTCATCCAGCCTATCTTAGATGGTGTGGCAGATGAGGTAATAGGTGAGAGACCGATCGATCAGACAGAGCACTTCAGCAAGAAGAAGAAGCTCTTCCAGCATTTAGGTTCATGGGTCGTAAGGAAGGCCAGCCATACCGACATCCCCGATGCGCCCAGCGGTTTCAGGGCATTCAGCAGGGAAGCTGCTCTTCGTATCAACGTAACAAATAACTATACATATACACTGGAGACCATTATCCAGGCCGGCAGGAACAGGATCGCCATCACGAGCGTTCCAATCAGGACCAACGGCGAGCTTAGAAAGTCCAGGCTCTTTAAGAGCATGGGTGCGTACATGAAGCGCTCCGCAGGAGTTATCATCAGAAGCTTCATGATGTATCGTCCCTTGAGGTTCTTCGGCGCGATCGCTGCAGTATTTCTTATAGCGGGCGCAGCTCTCGGTATCAGATTCTTAGTCCTCGGCGGAACGGGTCATATCCAGTCATTGATCCTTGCGGCAGTCCTTCTCATGATGGGAGCACAGACGTTCATCATGGGACTTCAGGCTGATCTAATCGCTTCTAACAGGAAGCTTCTCGAGGATATCCAGTACAGAGTCAGAAAGCAGGACGCCGAATCCGGTAAACCCACGGCTGATCTTGAGATAAATAAAGATGCCTGA
- a CDS encoding Glycosyltransferase involved in cell wall bisynthesis produces the protein MPDKKKLLITASTLPRWEGDTEPRFILDLASHMTDEFDVTILAPAAPGAKDEEVLEGVKIKRYHYFPIHSKETLCYPGSIVPRIKQKKVRALLVPFLFLSLKHTIRKIHKDYDVIHAHWVIPQGIVQSSFSTPYLITGHGSDITTLNNPIVRALKKKCFKKAAGITVVSEYLKSKVMTMTDKQDIKVIPMGCDTKKFGQEFRQEGFFGDDNKKTVLFVGRLAKIKGVEYLIEAMETIDARLVIAGDGPLREELEAKAKELNIDCTFLGSKSHDELRTIYASADVFVAPSITMPDGAQEGLGLVALEAMSSGIPVIGTRSGGIKEIIEDKKTGLLVDEKNVAQLRRAITDILESESLSRTLRHHGFAKALEYDYANTAKRYKECIREILR, from the coding sequence ATGCCTGACAAAAAGAAGCTTCTTATCACAGCGTCTACTCTCCCGAGATGGGAGGGGGATACAGAGCCGCGCTTTATCCTGGATCTGGCATCTCACATGACGGACGAGTTCGATGTGACTATCCTGGCTCCCGCAGCACCGGGCGCTAAGGACGAAGAGGTCCTCGAAGGCGTTAAGATCAAAAGATATCACTATTTCCCGATACACAGTAAGGAGACCTTGTGCTACCCCGGGTCTATCGTTCCCAGGATCAAGCAGAAGAAGGTAAGGGCACTGCTGGTACCATTTCTCTTCCTCTCCTTAAAGCATACGATCAGGAAGATCCATAAAGATTACGACGTTATACATGCTCACTGGGTGATCCCGCAGGGCATAGTTCAAAGTTCATTCAGTACACCGTATCTGATCACGGGACACGGCTCTGATATCACGACACTTAATAACCCGATCGTCCGCGCATTGAAGAAAAAGTGCTTTAAGAAGGCAGCGGGGATCACGGTCGTATCCGAATATCTTAAGTCCAAGGTCATGACCATGACCGATAAGCAGGACATCAAGGTAATCCCTATGGGATGCGATACAAAGAAGTTCGGGCAGGAGTTCAGGCAGGAAGGATTCTTCGGTGACGACAATAAGAAGACTGTCCTCTTTGTCGGAAGACTTGCAAAGATCAAGGGTGTCGAGTACCTGATCGAAGCTATGGAGACAATAGACGCAAGGCTCGTGATCGCGGGCGACGGCCCGTTAAGGGAAGAACTCGAGGCGAAGGCAAAAGAACTTAATATCGATTGCACATTCTTAGGCTCAAAGTCCCACGATGAGCTCAGGACCATCTATGCATCCGCGGATGTATTTGTCGCACCTTCGATCACTATGCCCGACGGTGCTCAGGAAGGATTAGGACTTGTAGCGCTTGAGGCCATGAGCAGCGGTATCCCCGTAATTGGAACCAGATCCGGCGGCATTAAGGAGATAATAGAAGATAAGAAGACGGGACTTCTCGTTGACGAGAAGAACGTCGCACAGCTTAGAAGAGCGATAACGGATATCCTGGAGAGTGAATCGCTCTCGAGGACATTAAGGCATCACGGATTTGCCAAGGCGCTCGAGTACGACTACGCAAATACTGCAAAGAGGTATAAGGAATGCATCAGAGAGATATTGCGCTGA
- a CDS encoding Glycosyltransferase involved in cell wall bisynthesis: protein MHQRDIALNYIYLSKNHAGGKDQVGLNLLKGLQEIGAANRLYVICYDHSEETVKKIAPDVEVISIPSQKDSSEVVRMARVSSFNTFRLNKILKAHDIKLVYHLSCNTGFTRTDATSIVIPHDIKAIAHRVLAGVKVPLHKYLIYKVMYKADFMTNDHIVAISDTDKSEISQYYPEYKDKITRIYNPIDIKAPEDTKEHRGDYIAALNLQFHHKNIITLIKAFELIKDEIDKDLILIGSTPDRVKYLREYVTEHHLEDRVRFTGFVSDEERDKLFRNCALYVNPTLYEGFGMTAVEAMILKIPTLISKIPTNYEITKGLAWYYEPPEDEQSLADAIKKALSSTWEDADKKSKEISDSYNYINIAREYYDFFERCLK, encoded by the coding sequence ATGCATCAGAGAGATATTGCGCTGAACTACATATACCTCAGTAAGAATCACGCCGGAGGAAAGGATCAGGTAGGACTGAACCTTCTTAAGGGTCTGCAGGAGATCGGTGCGGCAAATAGGCTCTATGTCATCTGCTATGACCACAGCGAAGAGACGGTCAAGAAGATCGCTCCCGACGTAGAGGTCATCTCCATACCTTCGCAGAAAGATTCGAGCGAAGTAGTAAGGATGGCCAGAGTAAGCAGCTTTAATACCTTCAGGCTCAATAAGATCCTTAAGGCACATGACATAAAGCTCGTATATCACTTGAGCTGCAATACCGGCTTCACGAGAACCGATGCGACATCGATCGTTATCCCGCACGATATAAAGGCGATCGCGCACAGAGTGCTAGCGGGAGTAAAGGTGCCTCTTCATAAATATCTGATCTACAAGGTGATGTATAAGGCAGACTTTATGACTAACGATCATATCGTGGCAATAAGCGATACGGATAAGTCCGAGATCAGTCAGTACTATCCCGAGTATAAGGACAAAATCACGCGTATCTATAACCCGATAGATATTAAAGCTCCCGAAGATACTAAGGAGCATAGGGGTGACTATATCGCTGCCCTGAACCTCCAATTCCACCATAAGAATATAATCACGCTCATAAAGGCGTTCGAACTTATAAAGGATGAGATCGATAAGGATCTGATCCTCATAGGAAGTACTCCCGACAGGGTGAAGTACCTCCGCGAATATGTCACGGAGCATCACCTCGAGGACCGAGTAAGGTTCACGGGATTTGTAAGTGACGAAGAAAGAGACAAGCTCTTCAGGAACTGCGCTCTCTATGTTAATCCCACGCTCTACGAGGGATTCGGCATGACAGCAGTCGAGGCCATGATCTTAAAGATACCGACCCTGATATCCAAGATCCCCACGAACTATGAGATCACCAAGGGGCTTGCCTGGTACTACGAGCCGCCCGAGGATGAGCAATCTCTAGCTGATGCGATCAAGAAAGCACTGTCCTCAACTTGGGAAGATGCCGATAAGAAGAGCAAAGAGATATCGGACAGCTATAACTATATAAATATCGCAAGGGAATACTACGATTTCTTCGAGAGGTGCCTCAAATGA
- a CDS encoding Glycosyl transferase family 2 — MNPLISIVVPVYNNADHIRDCIRSLKAQSYENLELIFVNDGSTDDSPKILEQEDGIRVITKENGGAASARNRGIDEAKGEYITFVDADDYISCDYVKKLYDLVVKYDVKIAFGKLQMTQSKELEFTNTNSDRKVDRDTIMYRLCNQDKINETVIPCKLYHKSLFETMRFPEGMTFEDLASTYKLFHKAGDCAETDDIIYAYYMSEGSVMRKHYDLKNFTSENRAWDERIEFYKGLDNRKLYDHCVVSALRNRIANYCKCRKYIGKDEAKSSGIAGKFKADYKKVKYSPELVGKDRILFLLFDMSPAFCYRVLWPLYDK, encoded by the coding sequence ATGAACCCTCTTATAAGTATCGTCGTACCCGTATATAACAATGCCGACCATATAAGGGACTGCATAAGGTCCCTGAAGGCTCAGTCATACGAAAATCTCGAGCTCATATTCGTCAACGACGGTTCGACCGACGACTCCCCAAAGATCCTGGAGCAGGAAGACGGTATCAGGGTGATCACAAAGGAGAACGGCGGCGCGGCATCGGCAAGGAACAGAGGAATAGACGAAGCCAAAGGCGAATATATAACATTCGTTGACGCGGATGACTATATAAGCTGTGACTATGTCAAAAAGCTCTACGATCTTGTCGTAAAGTACGACGTGAAGATCGCATTCGGAAAGCTTCAGATGACTCAAAGTAAGGAGCTGGAGTTCACGAATACTAATAGCGACCGCAAGGTCGACCGCGACACTATAATGTACAGGCTCTGTAATCAGGATAAGATAAATGAGACCGTTATCCCATGTAAGCTCTACCACAAGAGCCTCTTTGAGACCATGAGGTTCCCTGAGGGCATGACGTTCGAAGACCTTGCCTCGACATATAAGCTCTTCCATAAGGCGGGCGACTGCGCCGAGACGGACGATATCATCTATGCCTACTATATGTCCGAAGGAAGTGTGATGAGAAAGCACTACGACCTTAAGAACTTCACGAGCGAGAACAGGGCATGGGACGAGAGGATCGAGTTCTATAAGGGTCTCGATAACAGGAAACTTTACGATCACTGCGTGGTGTCGGCTCTTCGTAACAGGATCGCCAATTACTGCAAGTGCAGGAAGTATATAGGAAAAGACGAAGCAAAGAGCAGCGGAATAGCAGGTAAGTTCAAGGCGGACTACAAAAAGGTCAAGTATTCGCCCGAGCTCGTCGGCAAGGACCGGATCTTATTCCTGCTCTTTGATATGTCCCCCGCATTTTGCTACAGGGTACTCTGGCCCTTATACGATAAATAA
- a CDS encoding Glycosyl transferase family 2: MDKLLTISVAAYNVEKFLSKLMESVLGATNRELIEVLVVNDGSKDKTAEITEGYVKQYPEIVRLIDKENGGHGSTINKGIEEATGKYFRALDGDDWLNTMSLELLVKRLEHDDADLILTDYINCYEGGDDKIDSFHELQDGADYSFDELVSKVKWMRYHTVIYKTQILKDHKIRLDEHCFYVDSEFMLLPIPYVDKITYYQVPLYCYRLGVEGQSVSPESRIRHKADSYKVAQRLMKFYEELPVGLSEQKKKYITDGIAAHMLWHFKTLLMCKTSKEVHSELKAFDLDIKARTPEVYEAMTTFKDSSTLIKLARGMNYLMYYPTSILKRVKER, translated from the coding sequence ATGGATAAACTACTAACGATATCAGTAGCTGCATATAATGTTGAAAAGTTCCTCTCAAAGCTCATGGAATCAGTCCTCGGAGCTACGAACCGCGAACTTATCGAGGTCCTTGTCGTAAACGACGGCTCAAAGGACAAGACAGCCGAGATCACGGAAGGATATGTGAAACAATATCCCGAGATCGTTCGTCTTATCGATAAAGAGAACGGAGGACACGGCTCAACAATAAATAAGGGTATAGAAGAAGCTACAGGCAAGTACTTCAGAGCCTTAGACGGAGACGACTGGCTTAATACCATGAGCCTCGAGCTCTTAGTCAAGAGGCTCGAGCATGACGATGCCGATCTGATACTCACTGATTACATAAACTGCTACGAAGGCGGAGACGATAAGATCGACTCATTCCACGAGCTGCAGGATGGTGCGGATTATTCATTCGACGAACTCGTATCCAAGGTCAAGTGGATGAGATACCATACGGTCATCTATAAGACGCAGATCCTTAAAGACCATAAGATCAGGCTCGACGAGCACTGCTTCTATGTGGATTCCGAGTTCATGCTGCTGCCTATCCCGTATGTGGATAAGATCACTTACTATCAGGTGCCGCTATACTGCTACAGGCTCGGGGTTGAAGGACAATCCGTAAGTCCCGAGAGCAGGATCAGACACAAGGCAGACAGCTACAAAGTCGCACAAAGGCTCATGAAGTTCTACGAAGAACTTCCCGTAGGCCTTAGTGAACAGAAGAAAAAGTACATTACCGACGGTATCGCGGCTCATATGCTGTGGCACTTTAAGACGCTTCTAATGTGTAAGACATCGAAAGAGGTCCATAGCGAACTCAAGGCGTTCGATCTTGATATCAAGGCTCGAACACCCGAAGTCTACGAGGCCATGACGACCTTTAAGGATTCTTCGACCCTTATAAAGTTGGCGAGAGGCATGAACTATCTCATGTATTACCCTACAAGTATCCTAAAGAGGGTAAAAGAAAGATAG
- a CDS encoding exopolysaccharide biosynthesis polyprenyl glycosylphosphotransferase, which translates to MSSKTSARVKHIDFIVADIVGIEVALWSAILLWYDRLAMFFDFYKKLSILLAGIYIVVMLFGALHKDILKRGYLRELWMSGVMNTELIFCIVGVLFILKKSEPYSRITFVTFYVLSVILVWIFRAFLKMWIKNRFKKGKNNANVLVVTCPEAAESFMQTLNKENNGYYTFKGLVFPDTDAHEEFAHLPVVREDEMLDFIKDNAINDVFIFLKSGKSSALVEEFLSMGINTHLVLNLEIEDLPNAQMEQIEDYSVVTTSISRASAGELIIKRLFDIFVSIVGLIATGILFIIFAPLIKMQSPGPVFFSQKRVGKNGKIFKIYKFRSMYTDAEERKKELMDQNQMQGLMFKMDNDPRIFPLGKFIRKTSIDEFPQFWNIFKGDMSLVGTRPPTLDEYKQYDPHHLSRLAIKPGLTGMWQTSGRSEITDFEEIVRLDNEYIRNFSLALDIKLLFKTFVTVLGMKGSK; encoded by the coding sequence ATGAGTTCAAAGACGAGCGCGAGAGTAAAGCATATAGATTTTATAGTAGCTGATATCGTTGGTATCGAGGTGGCTTTGTGGTCCGCGATCTTACTGTGGTACGATCGTCTCGCCATGTTTTTTGACTTTTATAAAAAACTCTCGATCCTTTTAGCTGGTATCTATATCGTAGTAATGCTCTTTGGTGCTCTTCATAAGGATATCCTGAAGAGAGGGTACTTAAGAGAACTGTGGATGTCCGGAGTAATGAATACGGAGCTCATATTCTGTATTGTCGGTGTCCTGTTCATCCTCAAGAAGTCAGAACCATATTCACGTATAACTTTTGTTACGTTCTATGTCTTAAGTGTCATCCTGGTATGGATCTTCAGAGCCTTCCTTAAGATGTGGATCAAGAACAGATTTAAGAAGGGGAAGAATAACGCTAATGTCCTTGTCGTTACATGCCCCGAAGCTGCAGAATCATTCATGCAGACCTTGAATAAGGAAAACAACGGCTACTATACTTTTAAGGGTCTTGTGTTCCCTGATACAGATGCTCATGAAGAGTTTGCTCATCTGCCCGTAGTCCGGGAAGATGAGATGCTCGACTTTATAAAGGACAATGCAATAAATGACGTATTTATCTTCCTGAAGTCCGGTAAGAGCTCGGCTCTGGTAGAGGAGTTCCTCAGTATGGGAATCAATACACATCTTGTATTGAACCTCGAGATAGAGGACCTTCCCAATGCGCAGATGGAGCAGATAGAGGACTACTCAGTCGTAACAACAAGTATCAGCAGGGCATCTGCGGGTGAGCTCATAATCAAGAGGCTCTTTGATATCTTCGTGTCTATAGTAGGCCTCATTGCAACAGGTATCCTCTTTATAATCTTTGCGCCTCTTATTAAGATGCAGTCCCCCGGTCCCGTGTTCTTCTCCCAGAAAAGAGTAGGTAAGAACGGAAAGATCTTTAAGATCTATAAGTTCAGGTCCATGTATACGGATGCAGAAGAGCGCAAGAAGGAACTTATGGATCAAAACCAGATGCAGGGTCTGATGTTCAAGATGGACAATGACCCGAGGATATTCCCCTTAGGTAAGTTCATAAGAAAGACCAGTATCGACGAGTTTCCCCAGTTCTGGAATATCTTTAAGGGGGATATGTCCCTTGTAGGTACAAGACCCCCGACGCTCGACGAATATAAGCAGTACGATCCTCATCACCTGAGCAGACTTGCCATTAAGCCGGGACTTACAGGAATGTGGCAGACATCGGGCAGATCGGAGATCACCGACTTCGAGGAGATCGTGCGACTCGATAACGAATACATAAGGAATTTCTCACTCGCACTTGATATCAAGTTGCTCTTTAAGACGTTTGTAACAGTCTTAGGGATGAAGGGGTCGAAATAG